A genome region from Streptomyces antimycoticus includes the following:
- a CDS encoding endonuclease domain-containing protein → MPGRTDGLITLGAADALWVDLTADSAVPTASGAFTCSPAHARVGYVLLGGHVVATVRASGGQWSVPDADVRRAAAELNAVAMDRQDLVRIGPFRGAPRQECDEKTQLRWRQRITGELRELGGPERAARREVGRPYHLAGIDWRQILVERTRDATQRTWWLPRAVVRLLDAAEHTETRWVQAARTRQASASATEPPSHPRQAPVADGRQTTSPEGPTASPRPYNGELEGQLYSVLSRKPSTSRRVAGWACAVCRTTAATVLDHCHEHGYVRAPVCQSCNTQERPDHLYSNDIRVANRYTRLFHTDTDHWLRHWHRCPGCRARTTLPLPHLAAWTAHIACRSLRPTHPAPRGREPCGVLRVSWTGSQNAPRSCLLTVAVDFCPSGEHRVLARVPYREAAERFRLWLAETAPAVAAAAGPDRLDGLPAQFRPVIADTSGEGLALF, encoded by the coding sequence ATGCCCGGTCGCACGGACGGCCTGATCACCCTGGGTGCCGCGGACGCTCTGTGGGTCGATTTGACCGCCGACAGTGCTGTGCCGACGGCTTCTGGGGCTTTCACCTGCTCCCCTGCCCATGCCCGGGTGGGGTACGTCCTGCTCGGCGGCCATGTGGTGGCGACGGTGAGGGCGAGCGGCGGTCAGTGGAGTGTTCCGGACGCTGATGTGCGCCGGGCGGCCGCGGAACTGAACGCGGTGGCGATGGATCGGCAGGACCTGGTCCGCATCGGTCCGTTTCGTGGGGCGCCGAGACAGGAGTGCGACGAGAAAACGCAGCTGCGTTGGCGCCAGCGCATCACGGGGGAACTACGGGAGCTGGGCGGCCCCGAGCGGGCAGCACGACGTGAGGTCGGCCGGCCGTACCATCTGGCGGGGATCGACTGGCGACAGATACTCGTGGAGCGGACCCGCGACGCCACGCAGCGCACGTGGTGGCTGCCACGCGCTGTGGTCAGGCTGCTCGACGCGGCCGAGCACACCGAAACACGGTGGGTGCAAGCCGCGCGGACCCGCCAGGCAAGCGCATCCGCCACCGAGCCGCCCTCCCACCCCCGGCAGGCCCCAGTCGCCGACGGTCGGCAGACGACGAGCCCCGAGGGCCCCACCGCCTCACCGCGCCCGTACAACGGAGAACTGGAAGGCCAGCTGTACTCGGTGCTCAGCAGGAAGCCCAGTACCTCCCGCAGGGTGGCCGGGTGGGCGTGCGCCGTCTGCCGCACCACGGCCGCCACCGTGCTCGACCACTGCCACGAACACGGCTACGTCCGCGCCCCCGTCTGCCAGTCCTGCAACACACAGGAACGCCCCGACCACCTGTACAGCAACGACATCCGCGTGGCGAACCGCTACACACGCCTCTTCCACACCGACACCGACCACTGGCTTCGCCACTGGCACCGCTGCCCCGGCTGCCGCGCACGCACCACCCTGCCCCTGCCGCACCTCGCCGCATGGACCGCCCACATAGCCTGCCGATCGCTGCGCCCGACCCACCCCGCCCCCCGCGGGCGCGAGCCCTGCGGTGTCCTGCGCGTGTCCTGGACGGGCAGTCAGAACGCGCCCCGTTCCTGCCTGCTCACTGTCGCAGTCGATTTCTGCCCCTCCGGCGAGCACCGTGTCCTGGCGCGAGTCCCCTACCGCGAAGCCGCCGAGCGGTTTCGTCTCTGGTTGGCTGAGACGGCTCCTGCTGTGGCCGCCGCGGCCGGTCCTGACCGCTTGGACGGACTCCCTGCCCAGTTCCGGCCAGTCATCGCGGACACCAGCGGCGAGGGCCTGGCACTGTTCTGA